The uncultured Carboxylicivirga sp. genomic interval CCACACACTGTGAGATTATGTATGGAACAACATCTTTTTTGTCCATACGTCCTCCCACCCATAATCCAACAGTAACTGCCGGATTAAGATGAGCACCCGATATGTGCCCAATGCCATATGCCATTGTTAATACTGACAGACCAAAGGCTAAAGATACGCCCAACAGTCCAATTCCTACATCAGGGAAGGCAGCTGCTAAAACAGCACTTCCACAACCTCCTAAAACAAGCCAGAAAGTGCCAAAGAACTCAGCTAAATACTTTTTCATTATTCATAATTTGGGTTACCCTACTCATAAGGCTTTTCGGTTCGGCCCCGTTTTTAATGTGGTTTCGGTTTCCACAGGCTTATAAATTTCAAATAATTATCTGTAATTGGCAACCCACAAATTAAACTTTACAAAAATTATACAGTATTATATGATAATTTCTATTTATTAAATTTATCTACAATAACGGCACACGCTGCATCTCCGGTAATATTAAACATGGTACGAAGCATATCAAACACACGATCCAATGCATATAATAAAGGTAAGCCGGCAATTGGAATATCGGCAGCAACCAATACAGCAATTACCAGTAATGATGGCCCCGGAACACCAGCCTGTCCAATGGAACCAACTGTTGATGTCATAATAATAGCCAAATACTGTGTCATTGTTAAATCATGACCAAACAACTGAGCAAAAAAGACAGCCACTAAAGCATAATACATAGCACTTCCGGTCATGTTAATGGTTGCACCAAGAGGCAATACAAAACCAGTTGTAGCTTTGGTAACTTCTAACTCTTCTTCGCAAATCTCCATGTTAATTGGTAATGTGGCCATCGATGAGCTGGTTGATAAAGCCACAATTTGCGCCTTTGTCATTTTTCCTAAGAATTTCCTTATCGAAGTTTTAGAAAATAGTTTCAAAGTTAGAGGATACATTACCAATAAAATAATTGCCCCTCCTAACAAATTTACCCAAAGTAAATCAAGTACCATAGTAAGTAAATCAAAACCAAATGCGCCAATTGACGATGCCATCAAGCCAAATACACCAACAGGAGCAGTCCACATCACTATTTTAATCATCCAGATTAAGGCTTCAATCAGGTAATTCATACCATTCATTAAAGGAGCTTTTTTGTCTTTTGGCAAGGTTGAAATACCAATTCCCAAAAACAACCCAAAGAAAATAATTTGCAAAATATTACCACTTACCAATGATTCGATTGGATTTTCAGGTATAATACTTATTATTATGTCCCAAAATCCGGTATCAGTATGTTCTGGAGCGACCTCTTGCGGAAACATAGCCAATACTTTTTCGAGCTCTAAGCCACGACCTGGACCAAATATTTCACCCAATAATAAACCTAACGATACCGAAATAATAGTTGTTCCTAAAAAATAGGCAATGGTGCTAATTCCAATTTTTCCTGCCGATTTGGTAGCTCCTAACGAGGCTGCTCCTGCAATAATTGATATTGCAACCAATGGTACTACCAGCATTTTAATTAACTGTATAAATACGTCACCTAAGGGAGAGAATATGGCCGCATCAGGTCCCATAAAAACACCCACTGCCACCCCAATAACCATGGCCACTAAAATCTGAAATCCTAAATTCTTGATAAGCTTTTTAAAAGTCATTCTATTGTAATATGATTTGTTTTTTGTTGTCGCATAATTAAGTAGGAATACTTATTATCAAAACGCAATAAATTTAATGCTATTGCATCGTATTTCCATTCCTAAAAAACGCGTTTTATTCCTATCTTTGTCAGCTGCATCTGCACTTATTCAAAAATAATACCATAAAATTAAATGATTGATCAGGTAACCATAGATAAAGTATTGGAAACCGCCAACAGCCAGATTGTTGAAGTGGTATCTGACTATGTTACCTTGCGTCGTAGAGGAATCAATTATTTAGGTAATTGTCCGTTTCATAACGAAAAAACACCTTCGTTTACCGTTTCACCGCATAAAGGTATTTTTAAATGTTTTGGTTGTGGTGAGGGAGGAAATGCCCTTAACTTTATTATGAAACACGACCAACTTTCGTTTGTTGAAGCAATAAAAGCATTGGGTAAAAAGTTCAACATTGAAGTTGAAGAAGAAGAATATTCGCCAGAACAACAGAAGCAACGCAACGAACGAGAGAGTATGATGCTAGTAAGTGAGTTTGCGGGTAAGTATTTTACCAAAATACTGAACGAAACAGATGAAGGTAAGTCAGTTGGATTAGGTTATTTCCGTGGTCGTGGATTCCGCGACGACATCATAAATAAGTTTGACCTTGGTTATTCGCCCGAAAAAAAGGATGCACTTACAAGCGAGGCAACTAAAAAAGGATACAGAATTGAATATCTCGAGAAAACAGGTTTAACCATTGTTCGAGACGATTATCAGGCCGACCGTTTTAGAGGGCGTGTTATGTTTCCCATTCACAGTTTGGCGGGTAAAGTAATTGCTTTTGGAGGGAGAATTCTTAAAACGGATAAAAAAACAGCCAAATACCTGAATTCACCCGAATCGGAAATTTATCACAAGAGCCGTGTTTTATATGGTATTTATCAAGCAAAACAAGAAATAACCCGTCAGGATAATTGTTATTTGGTTGAAGGTTATACCGATGTTTTATCTTTTCATCAGGCCGGTATAACCAATGTAGTAGCTTCGTCGGGTACGGCTTTAACACCCGATCAAATAAGATTGATTGCCCGTTTTACCAAAAATATCACCATTATTTACGATGGTGACCCTGCAGGTCTTAAGGCTTCGCTTCGAGGAATTGATTTGGTTTTAGCCGAAGGGATGAATGTTAAAGTTCTGCTATTACCCGATGGTGAGGATCCGGATACATTTGCCAAAGAGCGTAGCGAAGAAGTATTAACTCAGTATATTCAAGATAATCAACAGGATTTTATCAAGTTTAAAACATCGCTTCTTTTAGAAGATGCTCAAAACGATCCAATAAAAAGAGCACAACTCATTCAGGACATTGTAAGAAGTATTTCAACAATTCCAGATTCGATCATTCGCTCGGTATATATGAAAGAATGTAGTAATCTGTTGAAAGTTGACGAACGAGTACTTGTACAAGAAATAGGTAAGCTTCAGCGTAAAAAAGTGGAAGAAAACTTCCGCAGAAACACCACGTCAAACGAGCGTCCAGTTAATTATCAGCCAACCAATACAGCTCAACAAACTCCATCAAATGCAAATCCATTTGAGTTAGAAGAAAGAGAAGTTTTGCGTTTTATGGTGAAGCATGGCGAAAAACTACTATCTGATTTAACGGAAGATGGACAACAAGTTACGGTTGGCCAATATATCATACATGAATTAAAGCAAGACGATTTATTAAGCATTAATCCTCTTTATAATAAGATGATGGAATCGTATAAATCAGTTTGCCACGATCCTAATGTTATTGCACAAAAGTTCTTTGTTAATAATTCCGATACCGATTTAAGTCGTTTGGCTTCTGATCTAATTGGAAAAGAATATCAATTGAGTCGTATTCACGAGAAATTTGGTAAAGTCACTCACGAAGAAGAAATTTATCAGGAATTGGTAATGAAAATAGTGGCTGAGCTAAAATGGAAAAAAGTAAAAATTGTTTTAAAAGAAAAACGAGCTCAATTACAACAAATTGGCATAAGTGGAACCGAAGAACAATTAATGGAATTAATGCAAGAAATTAATACCTGGCAAAAGGTATTAGCACATATATCAAAAGAATTAGGCGGTAGAACCATAGTTTAAAATCATATCACATGCAAACTCTTAACCATAAAGACATTGAAGTTATTGAAGCTATTATCCGAAAGTGCGACATCTGTTTTGTTGGAGTAGTAGATCCGGAAAACAAACCTTACGTTCTTCCAATGAACTACGGGTATAAAGATCAGGTAATTTATCTTCACTCAGCTCCCGAAGGACGCATTATTGATATATTAAATAATAACAATAATATATGTGTGACCTTCTCAACCGATAACGAACTGGTATTTCAGCATCCAGAAGTAGCTTGTAGTTACCGTATGAAATCCAAAAGTGTGGTTGCAATGGGTAAAGTTGAGTTTGTAGAAGATATGGACGAAAAGCGCGAAGCTCTTAATATATTAATGAAAACCTACAGTGAAAAAGAGTTTAAATACAGCGATCCTGCAGTTAAAAATGTGAAGATATGGAAAGTAGCCATGGATGAAGTAAGCTGTAAAGAATTTGGAGCGCCGCACGACGAATATAAACTTAAACGTAATCTGGAAGAATTAAAAAATCATCCAAAGAACAAAGCATAAATTTGGATTAACCTATTCCCTAATTTATATTTGAATCACTAAACCTCAGTAATTTAACTTTATGAAGAAGGCATTTTTATTAATAATTGCCTCATTTTTATTTTTTGTAAGTAATGCGCAATTAAAAAAAGAGGATAAATACAAAGTAATTTACAATCAAGGATTTAACAACGACAAATCCACTGTAGATTTTGAATATTCTAATGCTGATAAATGGTTAATCAGTAAACAAGGGAAGCCAGGCAAATCGCTTAAGTGTTTAGGAAAAGGAGAATACACTACCGAAAACGGATCACCCGAAATTCTTGCAATCCTAAAAGATTATGAAGTTTCGGACTTTATTTTAGAAATGACCATTCAGCAAAACGGTAAAAATTTTGGTTTACTTGATTTTTGCGTTTTTTATGGAGTTAAAGATAAAGAACATTATCAATATGCTCAGATTGCAGGACATGCAGATAAAAAAACCTACAAAATATTTGAAGTAAACGGTGATAAACCACACACCATTGGACAAAACAAAAACGATGGTGTATTATGGGGAATTAATCAATGGCACCAATTAAAGGTTGTTCGTAATACTCAGGATAAATCGCTTAAAGTTTATTTTAACAATGAGTTAATCTTAGAAACTGATAACGATGTTGTTAATTCGGGTTTAATTGGTTTTGGTTCAACCAACAGTGCTATAAAAGTTGATAACATTAAATTAATGGCACCTAATTACACCGAAAACAACATCCAAATTTTCTAACAGCAAACTATGGCACTTAACTATTTGTGGATTGCATTTTTTTTAATCGCTTTTATTGTTGGATTAGTTCGTTTGATCTTTTTCGGCGATGTTGATGTGTTCCCAAATATGATTAATGCCACATTTGACAGTGCCAAAACAGGATT includes:
- the dnaG gene encoding DNA primase; translation: MIDQVTIDKVLETANSQIVEVVSDYVTLRRRGINYLGNCPFHNEKTPSFTVSPHKGIFKCFGCGEGGNALNFIMKHDQLSFVEAIKALGKKFNIEVEEEEYSPEQQKQRNERESMMLVSEFAGKYFTKILNETDEGKSVGLGYFRGRGFRDDIINKFDLGYSPEKKDALTSEATKKGYRIEYLEKTGLTIVRDDYQADRFRGRVMFPIHSLAGKVIAFGGRILKTDKKTAKYLNSPESEIYHKSRVLYGIYQAKQEITRQDNCYLVEGYTDVLSFHQAGITNVVASSGTALTPDQIRLIARFTKNITIIYDGDPAGLKASLRGIDLVLAEGMNVKVLLLPDGEDPDTFAKERSEEVLTQYIQDNQQDFIKFKTSLLLEDAQNDPIKRAQLIQDIVRSISTIPDSIIRSVYMKECSNLLKVDERVLVQEIGKLQRKKVEENFRRNTTSNERPVNYQPTNTAQQTPSNANPFELEEREVLRFMVKHGEKLLSDLTEDGQQVTVGQYIIHELKQDDLLSINPLYNKMMESYKSVCHDPNVIAQKFFVNNSDTDLSRLASDLIGKEYQLSRIHEKFGKVTHEEEIYQELVMKIVAELKWKKVKIVLKEKRAQLQQIGISGTEEQLMELMQEINTWQKVLAHISKELGGRTIV
- a CDS encoding dicarboxylate/amino acid:cation symporter, whose protein sequence is MTFKKLIKNLGFQILVAMVIGVAVGVFMGPDAAIFSPLGDVFIQLIKMLVVPLVAISIIAGAASLGATKSAGKIGISTIAYFLGTTIISVSLGLLLGEIFGPGRGLELEKVLAMFPQEVAPEHTDTGFWDIIISIIPENPIESLVSGNILQIIFFGLFLGIGISTLPKDKKAPLMNGMNYLIEALIWMIKIVMWTAPVGVFGLMASSIGAFGFDLLTMVLDLLWVNLLGGAIILLVMYPLTLKLFSKTSIRKFLGKMTKAQIVALSTSSSMATLPINMEICEEELEVTKATTGFVLPLGATINMTGSAMYYALVAVFFAQLFGHDLTMTQYLAIIMTSTVGSIGQAGVPGPSLLVIAVLVAADIPIAGLPLLYALDRVFDMLRTMFNITGDAACAVIVDKFNK
- a CDS encoding pyridoxamine 5'-phosphate oxidase family protein, whose translation is MQTLNHKDIEVIEAIIRKCDICFVGVVDPENKPYVLPMNYGYKDQVIYLHSAPEGRIIDILNNNNNICVTFSTDNELVFQHPEVACSYRMKSKSVVAMGKVEFVEDMDEKREALNILMKTYSEKEFKYSDPAVKNVKIWKVAMDEVSCKEFGAPHDEYKLKRNLEELKNHPKNKA